From the Ctenopharyngodon idella isolate HZGC_01 chromosome 3, HZGC01, whole genome shotgun sequence genome, one window contains:
- the LOC127508863 gene encoding uncharacterized protein LOC127508863, whose translation MASQGIYFLCPHCKKAPRSLPGHLRTACMRDRAEAEIRATVIEAKKEMSEFTHRERFWEYQRIQDILATADPLARLLDEMQKKGLVVTNKPPVLPNPTLPVPSLPSPAPQSPGEGANEPHVVTNVTVQEWEGKTHIPNGASVAVKEDKTEVLLTDDQEHGFGLYSNKVRPATLQGNDAKAEDKFFASSSGRPIYNPCNDSNRLNAKHNLPSVTTRSREKRMNEQTAFDLLVQSYPVTLDGSPPKRARRHKHERHCYNRWRSEQLKLGEQRVLEHFGRRQPSESRVEAWIKRQGWTSNIPQASPILQQWKPYGGQHPSKAVRPQ comes from the exons ATGGCTTCCCAAGG GATCTACTTCCTCTGCCCTCACTGCAAGAAGGCTCCACGCTCTCTTCCTGGGCACCTCAGGACGGCGTGCATGCGCGACCGCGCAGAGGCAGAGATACGGGCCACTGTGATTGAAGCCAAGAAAGAGATGTCTGAATTTACCCACAGGGAACGTTTCTGGGAGTACCAGCGTATTCAAGACATTTTGGCAACTGCTGATCCTCTTGCCAG GTTGTTAGATGAGATGCAAAAGAAGGGCTTAGTGGTAACAAACAAACCTCCAGTCCTCCCTAACCCCACACTGCCTGTGCCCTCTTTACCTTCACCTGCTCCTCAAAGCCCTGGAGAAGGTGCGAACGAGCCACATGTTGTGACGAACGTGACC GTTCAGGAATGGGAGGGGAAAACCCACATACCGAACGGAGCTTCAGTTGCAGTGAAGGAGGATAAAACAGAAGTACTGCTGACTGATGACCAGGAACAT ggTTTTGGTCTGTACTCCAACAAGGTACGGCCGGCGACGCTTCAAGGAAATGATGCGAAAGCAGAGGACAAATTTTTTGCGTCGAGTAGTGGGAGGCCAATATATAACCCCTGCAATGATTCGAACAGACTCAATGCCAA ACACAACCTTCCCAGTGTGACCACGAGAAGCCGAGAGAAAAGGATGAATGAACAGACGGCGTTTGACTTGCTGGTTCAGTCTTACCCAGTGACTCTTGACGGGTCTCCTCCGAAAAGGGCACGCAGACACAAACACGAGAGGCACTGCTACAACCGCTGGCGCAGCGAGCAGCTCAAGCTGGGTGAACAGCGTGTCCTTG AACATTTCGGTCGGCGTCAGCCGTCTGAGTCACGAGTGGAGGCCTGGATTAAGAGACAAGGGTGGACGTCGAACATCCCTCAGGCTTCCCCAATACTCCAGCAGTGGAAGCCCTACGGGGGCCAACATCCATCCAAGGCTGTTCGTCCACAATGA